A single Nocardioides bizhenqiangii DNA region contains:
- a CDS encoding quaternary amine ABC transporter ATP-binding protein, with translation MTILSERQEESTADSAEYALSVRNLWKIFGPRANRVIGSPDADLSRAELKARTGCVVGVKDVSFDVSPGEVFVVMGLSGSGKSTLVRLLTRLIEPTYGSIVLNGQDITSATGSQLRALRRHHVSMVFQHFGLLPHRKVVDNVSYGLEVRGEKKAERRERAMRMVDLVGLTGYENSYPDQLSGGMQQRVGLARALANEPDMLLFDEPFSALDPLIRRDMQNEVIRLHQELRKTMVFITHDLSEALKLGDRILIMRDGEIVQIGRPDEVVAAPADEYVREFVSDVPRSHVLTLRWVMRPVTDQVPSDAPVLQSDVIVREAARVVLAHHGPVRVAEGDRIVGMVDDEDILRVVVAEER, from the coding sequence ATGACGATCCTGTCCGAGCGCCAGGAGGAATCCACGGCCGACAGCGCGGAGTACGCACTGTCGGTGCGCAACCTCTGGAAGATCTTCGGCCCGCGAGCTAACAGGGTCATCGGCTCTCCGGACGCCGACCTCTCCCGCGCCGAGCTCAAGGCCAGGACCGGGTGCGTCGTCGGCGTCAAGGACGTCAGCTTCGACGTGTCGCCCGGCGAGGTCTTCGTGGTGATGGGCCTGTCGGGATCGGGCAAGTCCACCCTGGTGCGCCTCCTCACCCGGCTCATCGAACCCACCTACGGCTCGATCGTGCTGAACGGCCAGGACATCACCTCGGCCACCGGGAGCCAGCTCCGTGCCCTGCGTCGCCACCACGTCTCGATGGTCTTCCAGCACTTCGGGCTGCTCCCGCACCGCAAGGTCGTCGACAACGTCTCCTACGGGCTCGAGGTGCGGGGGGAGAAGAAGGCCGAGCGTCGGGAGCGCGCCATGCGGATGGTCGACCTGGTCGGCCTCACCGGGTACGAGAACTCCTACCCCGACCAGCTCTCCGGCGGCATGCAGCAGCGCGTCGGCCTGGCCCGCGCCCTGGCCAACGAGCCCGACATGCTGCTCTTCGACGAGCCCTTCTCCGCGCTCGACCCGCTCATCCGGCGCGATATGCAGAACGAGGTCATCCGCCTCCACCAGGAGCTCCGCAAGACCATGGTGTTCATCACCCATGACCTGTCGGAGGCCCTCAAGCTGGGTGACCGGATCCTGATCATGCGCGACGGCGAGATCGTCCAGATCGGTCGCCCGGACGAGGTGGTCGCGGCCCCGGCCGACGAGTACGTCAGGGAGTTCGTGAGCGACGTGCCGAGGTCGCATGTCCTCACCCTGCGCTGGGTGATGCGGCCGGTGACCGACCAGGTCCCCTCAGACGCCCCGGTGCTGCAGTCCGACGTCATCGTGCGGGAGGCCGCTCGGGTGGTGCTCGCCCACCACGGACCGGTCCGGGTCGCTGAAGGCGACCGGATCGTCGGCATGGTGGATGACGAGGACATCCTGCGGGTGGTCGTGGCCGAGGAGCGCTGA
- the betA gene encoding choline dehydrogenase: protein MASKRYDFVIVGGGSAGCALANRLSADPGTSVLVLEAGHSDYRIDPLVHMPAALPFPIGNRLYDWKYETDPEPYMNGRRVFHARGKVLGGSSSINGMIFQRGNPLDYERWAAEPGMKEWDYLHCLPYFKRMESCLAGADDWRGGDGPLKLERGPAENPLFGAFFQAAQEAGYPLTDDVNGYRQEGFARFDRNVYRSRRLSAARAYLHPVRHRKNLDVETMAFVTGVRFRGQRAVGVDYERAGRRRRSVEAGEVVLCGGAINTPQLLQLSGVGDAAHLRGLGIDVVHDLPGVGENLQDHLEVYIQYASKQPVSIAPGLRWHQRPKIAYQWLFQRKGLGATNHFEGGGFARSNDEVDYPNLMFHFLPIAIRYDGSSPIEGHGYQVHIGPMYADTRGHVRIRSKDPREHPSLLFNYLSTPTDRKEWVEAVRVARDILTQPAFAPYNDGEISPGPSVETDEEILEWVAEDAETALHPSCTAKMGIDEMSVVDPGTMKVHGTEGLRVVDASVFPFVTNGNIYAPVMMVAEKAADLIAGNTPLPPADVPFYRYRDDTPLYPPGDSRNNEEQP, encoded by the coding sequence ATGGCTTCCAAGCGCTACGACTTCGTGATCGTGGGCGGCGGTTCGGCGGGATGCGCCCTCGCCAACCGGCTCTCGGCCGACCCCGGCACCAGCGTGCTGGTGCTCGAGGCGGGCCACAGCGACTACCGCATCGACCCCCTGGTCCACATGCCGGCCGCGCTGCCGTTCCCGATCGGGAACCGGCTCTACGACTGGAAGTACGAGACCGACCCCGAGCCGTACATGAACGGCCGCCGGGTCTTCCACGCTCGCGGCAAGGTGCTCGGCGGCTCGAGCAGCATCAACGGGATGATCTTCCAGCGGGGCAACCCGCTCGACTACGAGCGCTGGGCGGCCGAGCCCGGGATGAAGGAGTGGGACTACCTCCACTGCCTGCCGTACTTCAAGCGCATGGAGAGCTGCCTGGCCGGTGCCGACGACTGGCGCGGCGGCGACGGCCCCCTCAAGCTCGAGCGCGGGCCTGCCGAGAATCCGCTGTTCGGCGCGTTCTTCCAGGCTGCGCAGGAGGCGGGCTACCCCCTCACCGACGACGTCAACGGCTACCGGCAGGAGGGCTTCGCCCGCTTCGACCGCAACGTCTACCGCAGTCGCCGGCTCTCCGCTGCCCGCGCCTATCTGCACCCCGTGCGGCACCGCAAGAACCTGGACGTCGAGACCATGGCGTTCGTGACCGGCGTCCGGTTCCGTGGCCAGCGCGCGGTCGGAGTCGACTACGAGCGCGCGGGTCGCCGACGCCGCAGCGTCGAGGCCGGTGAGGTCGTCCTCTGCGGTGGCGCGATCAACACCCCTCAGCTGCTCCAGCTTTCCGGCGTCGGCGACGCGGCGCACCTGCGCGGGCTCGGCATCGACGTCGTCCACGACCTCCCGGGCGTCGGTGAGAACCTGCAGGACCACCTCGAGGTCTACATCCAGTACGCCTCGAAGCAGCCGGTCTCGATCGCGCCGGGCCTCCGCTGGCACCAGCGACCGAAGATCGCCTACCAGTGGCTGTTCCAGCGCAAGGGCCTCGGCGCGACCAACCATTTCGAGGGCGGCGGCTTCGCGCGAAGCAACGACGAGGTCGACTACCCCAACCTGATGTTCCACTTCCTGCCGATCGCCATCCGGTACGACGGCTCCTCGCCCATCGAGGGGCACGGCTACCAGGTGCACATCGGCCCGATGTACGCCGACACCCGCGGTCACGTGCGGATCAGGTCCAAGGACCCGCGCGAGCACCCCTCCCTGCTGTTCAACTACCTGTCGACCCCGACCGACCGGAAGGAGTGGGTGGAGGCGGTCCGGGTCGCCCGCGACATCCTCACGCAGCCGGCGTTCGCGCCGTACAACGACGGGGAGATCTCGCCGGGACCGTCCGTCGAGACCGACGAGGAGATCCTCGAGTGGGTCGCCGAGGACGCCGAGACCGCCCTCCACCCCTCGTGCACCGCGAAGATGGGCATCGACGAGATGTCGGTGGTCGATCCCGGCACGATGAAGGTGCACGGGACCGAGGGCCTGCGCGTCGTCGACGCCTCGGTCTTCCCGTTCGTCACGAACGGCAACATCTACGCGCCGGTGATGATGGTGGCCGAGAAGGCTGCTGACCTGATCGCCGGCAACACTCCCCTCCCCCCGGCTGACGTGCCGTTCTACCGCTACCGCGACGACACGCCTCTCTACCCGCCCGGCGACAGCCGCAACAACGAGGAGCAGCCATGA
- a CDS encoding aldehyde dehydrogenase family protein, which translates to MPVLYVDGHWVAARSGQRREIRCPADGTLAGEVDEAGREDTEDAIDAAHRAFHEGAWPRSSSRERGDLLLRVAALLERDKDVVARLESLDTGKRLVESEYDVDDVVGVFRHYGRIAAEDSGRVVDTGNADVVSRVVREPIGVCGLITPWNYPLLQTSWKVAPCLAAGNSFVLKPSELTPHTAIHLMKLLAEAGLPAGVGNLVLGAGPTAGAPLSEDPRVDLVSFTGGLATGKLLMAAAAGTVKKVALELGGKNPNIVFADADLDVALDFALTAVFLHSGQVCSAGARLLVEESVHDAFVDALVERAERIRLGGPFDEKAETGPLTSAAHRDKVEAYVAAGLAEGAVLRCGGRRPDDPALSDGYYYLPTVLDGCRRDMRVTRDESFGPVLTVETFTSEDDAVAIANDSIYGLAGAVWTQDAGKAQRVAGRLRMGTVWINDYHPYVPQAEWGGFKQSGIGRELGLAGLEEYRETKHVWHNIRPAEQRWFAG; encoded by the coding sequence GTGCCCGTGCTGTACGTCGATGGTCACTGGGTGGCCGCCCGTTCGGGGCAGCGCCGCGAGATCCGCTGCCCGGCCGACGGCACCCTGGCCGGCGAGGTCGACGAGGCCGGCCGCGAGGACACCGAGGACGCTATCGACGCGGCGCACCGGGCTTTCCACGAGGGTGCGTGGCCGCGGAGCTCCAGCCGCGAGCGCGGAGACCTCCTGCTGCGGGTCGCCGCCCTGCTCGAGCGCGACAAGGACGTCGTCGCCCGGCTCGAGTCGCTGGACACCGGCAAGCGCCTGGTCGAGTCCGAGTACGACGTCGACGACGTCGTCGGGGTCTTCCGGCACTACGGCCGGATCGCCGCCGAGGACTCCGGCCGGGTCGTCGACACCGGCAACGCCGACGTCGTCAGCCGGGTCGTGCGCGAGCCGATCGGCGTCTGCGGCCTGATCACCCCGTGGAACTACCCGCTGCTCCAGACGTCCTGGAAGGTCGCGCCCTGCCTGGCCGCCGGCAACTCCTTCGTGCTCAAGCCGAGCGAGCTGACGCCCCACACCGCGATCCACCTGATGAAGCTGCTTGCCGAGGCGGGCCTGCCCGCCGGTGTCGGCAACCTCGTCCTCGGTGCCGGTCCCACCGCCGGCGCACCGCTCTCGGAGGACCCCCGTGTCGACCTCGTGTCGTTCACCGGCGGGCTCGCCACCGGCAAGCTGCTGATGGCCGCCGCGGCTGGCACCGTGAAGAAGGTCGCCCTCGAGCTCGGCGGCAAGAACCCCAACATCGTGTTCGCCGACGCGGACCTCGACGTGGCCCTCGACTTCGCCCTCACCGCGGTCTTCCTCCACTCGGGCCAGGTCTGTTCCGCCGGAGCCCGGCTCCTGGTCGAGGAGTCGGTGCACGACGCGTTCGTCGACGCCCTCGTCGAGCGCGCCGAGCGGATCCGGCTCGGCGGGCCCTTCGACGAGAAGGCCGAGACCGGCCCCCTCACCAGCGCTGCCCACCGCGACAAGGTCGAGGCGTACGTCGCCGCGGGCCTGGCCGAAGGAGCCGTGCTGCGCTGCGGCGGCCGGCGTCCGGACGATCCCGCCCTGTCCGACGGCTACTACTACCTGCCGACCGTCCTCGACGGCTGCCGGCGCGACATGAGGGTCACCCGGGACGAGTCGTTCGGCCCGGTGCTGACCGTGGAGACGTTCACCAGCGAGGACGACGCGGTCGCCATCGCCAACGACAGCATCTACGGGCTCGCGGGCGCGGTCTGGACCCAGGACGCCGGCAAGGCGCAGCGGGTCGCGGGCCGGCTGCGGATGGGCACGGTCTGGATCAACGACTACCACCCCTACGTCCCGCAGGCGGAGTGGGGCGGGTTCAAGCAGTCCGGCATCGGGCGCGAGCTCGGGCTGGCCGGTCTCGAGGAGTACCGCGAGACCAAGCACGTCTGGCACAACATCCGACCGGCCGAGCAGCGCTGGTTCGCGGGATAA